Within the Augochlora pura isolate Apur16 unplaced genomic scaffold, APUR_v2.2.1 APUR_unplaced_3347, whole genome shotgun sequence genome, the region CGTGACCAGCTGCACCGTATATCGGAGACCAAGGAGCAATTAATGGAAGCGAAGGAGAGGATCGCGAACTCGCTCCAACAGCTGCCGTTCGATCCGTCGAACATCGACCAAGTGGTCGCCGCGCTGGTTCTCGAAACTGTCTGCGAGGAAGTCACGTTGTTGATGATGGACGTACGGATCACCACCGACGTTCGCACGTTCGCGAACGCCGCGTTGTTCTGGGCGCTGCGCGACATCAACATCGTCGGTATCGACGTGCTACTCGAGGAGG harbors:
- the LOC144477752 gene encoding uncharacterized protein LOC144477752, whose product is MRTRAPRSVTYIPVNTDIASLPRRTLLPGKFDLRAAMKERDQLHRISETKEQLMEAKERIANSLQQLPFDPSNIDQVVAALVLETVCEEVTLLMMDVRITTDVRTFANAALFWALRDINIVGIDVLLEEEYLLMNRYRFANVE